The following proteins come from a genomic window of Acinetobacter baumannii:
- a CDS encoding alpha-keto acid decarboxylase family protein encodes MFIEIGEFLNLRLKQMGIQHLFGVPGDFNLSYLEQVEADPQLEFIGNCNELNAAYAADGYARINGFSALATTYGVGDLSAINGIAGAYAENVPLIHISGIPPLHAVQKGTLIHHTLVDGNYDNIMNCMKEFTVAQTRLTPANAASEIDRVLRQCFLERRPVHIQLPGDITHVKIEVSERPLDLSYPAVEPELLQSVVSKLCDIIENAQSPALLIDNEASVFGVTSLLNDLSQKCSIPFAGMNTAKNIMDEGSPRYIGTYVGGASQPHVKNIIEQSDCLIGVGARFTDVGSAVFTHQIETKNYIEIKSYGLNIFGQDFPGIEIGQLLVELNKKVAPRKSSIPLLEKQPQKLIEAPAQQKLSQDVLWNYISGFLKEDDVIIGEVGTSNSALSGIKLPATAKYIAQPLWGSIGYTLPALLGSLLAAPERRQILFIGDGSFQLTVQELSTIIRHGLKPIIFLLNNGGYTIERLIMGENAAYNDVQNWKYTEIPAVFNGKKGHTTYVVETAGQLKSVLDNVQQNDQLTFIELKLPAMDAPVSLKKFASVIARFDYGDRGYEILKERSQPVKCKDAISF; translated from the coding sequence ATGTTCATAGAAATTGGTGAATTTTTAAATCTTCGTCTAAAACAAATGGGTATCCAACATCTTTTTGGTGTACCTGGTGATTTTAACCTCTCATATCTAGAACAAGTTGAAGCAGACCCACAACTCGAATTTATTGGAAATTGTAATGAATTAAATGCTGCCTATGCAGCAGACGGTTATGCACGAATTAACGGTTTTTCTGCCTTGGCAACCACTTATGGTGTAGGTGACTTAAGTGCCATTAATGGTATTGCAGGTGCCTATGCAGAAAATGTACCTCTTATTCATATCTCAGGTATTCCACCTTTACATGCAGTTCAAAAGGGCACTCTCATACACCATACGTTAGTTGATGGTAACTACGACAATATTATGAACTGCATGAAAGAGTTCACAGTTGCCCAAACTCGTTTAACTCCTGCAAATGCAGCTTCTGAAATTGACCGTGTATTGCGTCAGTGTTTCCTTGAACGCCGTCCTGTACATATCCAACTACCTGGTGATATTACTCACGTTAAGATTGAAGTGTCTGAGCGTCCGCTTGACCTAAGCTATCCAGCTGTTGAACCTGAATTATTACAAAGTGTGGTAAGCAAACTTTGTGACATTATTGAGAATGCTCAAAGTCCAGCGCTTTTAATTGATAATGAAGCCTCAGTTTTTGGTGTAACTTCACTTTTAAATGATTTGTCTCAGAAATGCTCAATTCCATTTGCAGGTATGAATACTGCAAAAAATATTATGGATGAAGGCTCACCTCGTTACATCGGAACTTATGTGGGTGGGGCAAGCCAACCGCATGTGAAAAATATCATTGAACAATCTGACTGTTTAATTGGTGTTGGCGCGCGCTTTACCGATGTAGGCTCAGCTGTATTTACGCATCAAATTGAGACCAAGAACTACATCGAAATTAAATCTTATGGCTTGAATATTTTTGGTCAGGATTTTCCGGGTATTGAAATTGGACAATTACTTGTCGAGCTAAATAAAAAAGTTGCGCCACGTAAATCGTCAATACCTCTTCTTGAAAAACAACCTCAGAAATTAATTGAAGCGCCAGCTCAACAGAAGCTTAGCCAAGATGTGCTTTGGAACTACATTTCAGGGTTCTTAAAAGAAGATGATGTGATTATTGGTGAAGTAGGAACATCAAACTCTGCATTGTCAGGTATCAAACTTCCTGCCACAGCTAAATATATTGCTCAACCGCTTTGGGGTTCTATTGGTTATACCTTGCCAGCTTTGCTTGGTAGTTTGTTAGCTGCTCCTGAGCGTCGTCAAATTTTGTTTATTGGTGACGGTTCGTTCCAGCTTACGGTACAAGAACTCTCTACGATTATCCGCCATGGTTTAAAACCAATTATTTTCTTGTTGAACAATGGCGGCTACACCATTGAACGTTTAATTATGGGTGAAAACGCTGCCTATAACGACGTGCAAAACTGGAAATACACTGAAATCCCAGCAGTATTTAACGGTAAGAAAGGCCATACAACTTATGTAGTTGAAACCGCCGGGCAGCTAAAGAGCGTTTTAGACAACGTTCAGCAAAATGACCAGTTAACCTTTATTGAATTGAAACTACCAGCAATGGATGCACCGGTGAGTTTGAAAAAATTTGCTTCTGTGATTGCACGTTTTGACTACGGTGATCGCGGCTACGAAATTTTAAAGGAGCGTTCCCAACCAGTTAAATGTAAGGATGCAATCTCTTTTTAA
- a CDS encoding Lrp/AsnC family transcriptional regulator: MDKFDWQIIQALQKNGRLTNQEIGDLIGLSASQCSRRRQLLEQKGVILGYTARIQQQALGLEVTAMIHINLRTHEAKSQQAFQELIEAEDNIQDAFSISGDADFILKVVAENLEQLSQFVTERLLSYNFIGHIKSYIVLKKIKEQNHFLIKPKSMSYHHSQ, from the coding sequence ATGGATAAGTTCGACTGGCAAATCATTCAGGCACTACAAAAGAATGGACGACTCACCAATCAGGAAATTGGAGATTTAATCGGTTTATCTGCTTCTCAATGTTCAAGACGACGTCAATTGCTTGAACAAAAAGGCGTGATCCTCGGTTATACAGCACGTATCCAGCAACAGGCGCTAGGGCTGGAAGTTACAGCGATGATTCACATAAACTTAAGAACACACGAGGCGAAATCACAGCAAGCTTTCCAAGAGCTGATTGAAGCTGAAGATAACATTCAGGATGCTTTTTCAATTAGTGGTGATGCTGATTTTATTTTAAAAGTCGTTGCTGAAAATTTAGAACAGCTTTCTCAATTTGTGACTGAAAGATTGCTTTCTTATAATTTTATAGGGCACATAAAGTCTTACATTGTTCTGAAAAAAATTAAAGAACAGAATCATTTTTTAATCAAGCCTAAAAGCATGAGCTATCATCACTCTCAATAA
- a CDS encoding aldehyde dehydrogenase family protein, producing the protein MQQANMLNEFKLIIGGQLCSGEQGELEIINPATGLTGARCAKASVAQVNQAVSAAKQASKAWQLVSHDERKSILNKIADGIEKHAEMLAELVVLEQGKPLALAQMEVQGAIGWTRYAASMDLPVEVIEDSETKRIERHRQPLGVVASITPWNWPLMIAVWHIMPALRAGNVVISKPSEYTPLSTLRLCEIIQQEVPAGVISIMVGAGEIGEALSSHPDVQKVVFTGSTRTGQHIMAGAAQQLKHLTLELGGNDAGIVLPDANIDEIAVKIFNMAFLNAGQTCAALKRLYVHESQYEALSQKLADIANAQVVGDGMASSTTFGPVQNQMQYNKVKALIAEAIAQGAKALSGQQQLPEQGYFIAPTILTEVSDSCRVVQEEQFGPVLPVLKYTDINDAIARANDSEFGLGGSIWSSDLKTAQTYATQLQCGTVWINTHAEVLPHAPFGGWKMSGLGAEFGLEGLLENTIGQTVHISKV; encoded by the coding sequence ATGCAACAAGCGAATATGCTTAATGAATTTAAACTTATTATTGGCGGTCAACTTTGTTCAGGTGAACAAGGTGAACTGGAAATTATTAATCCTGCTACAGGCTTAACTGGTGCACGTTGTGCAAAAGCATCAGTTGCACAAGTGAATCAAGCTGTTAGTGCAGCTAAACAGGCTTCTAAAGCTTGGCAGCTTGTCTCGCATGATGAGCGTAAATCAATTTTAAACAAGATTGCAGACGGTATTGAAAAGCATGCTGAAATGCTTGCAGAGCTGGTGGTGCTTGAACAAGGTAAACCACTAGCACTGGCACAAATGGAAGTGCAAGGTGCAATTGGCTGGACGCGTTATGCGGCTTCTATGGATTTACCGGTAGAAGTAATTGAAGACAGTGAAACTAAGCGTATTGAGCGCCATCGCCAACCATTGGGTGTAGTGGCTTCAATTACGCCATGGAACTGGCCACTCATGATTGCAGTTTGGCATATCATGCCTGCTTTACGTGCAGGTAACGTTGTCATTAGCAAACCTTCTGAATACACACCATTATCGACTTTACGTTTATGTGAAATCATTCAGCAAGAAGTTCCAGCAGGTGTAATCTCAATTATGGTTGGTGCTGGTGAGATTGGTGAAGCATTATCTTCTCATCCAGATGTGCAAAAAGTCGTGTTTACGGGATCAACTCGAACAGGGCAGCACATTATGGCTGGTGCAGCTCAGCAGCTAAAACACTTAACTTTAGAGCTTGGTGGTAATGATGCCGGTATTGTATTACCAGATGCAAATATCGATGAAATTGCTGTTAAGATTTTTAATATGGCGTTCTTGAATGCTGGTCAAACATGTGCGGCGTTAAAGCGTTTATATGTGCATGAAAGCCAATATGAAGCCTTATCTCAAAAGTTAGCTGATATTGCCAACGCTCAAGTTGTGGGGGATGGTATGGCATCTTCTACAACATTTGGACCAGTACAAAACCAGATGCAATATAACAAAGTGAAAGCTCTTATTGCTGAAGCGATTGCACAAGGTGCAAAAGCACTTTCTGGACAACAACAGCTACCAGAGCAGGGCTATTTTATTGCACCAACTATTTTGACTGAAGTTTCTGATTCTTGCCGTGTGGTGCAAGAAGAGCAATTTGGTCCAGTGTTACCTGTTTTAAAATATACCGATATCAACGATGCTATTGCTCGTGCCAATGACAGTGAGTTTGGTTTGGGCGGTTCAATTTGGTCTTCTGATCTTAAAACCGCACAGACCTACGCTACACAGCTTCAATGTGGAACGGTCTGGATTAATACCCATGCAGAAGTACTGCCTCATGCACCTTTCGGCGGCTGGAAAATGTCTGGCTTAGGCGCTGAGTTTGGTTTGGAAGGTTTGCTTGAAAATACGATTGGACAAACGGTCCATATTAGTAAAGTCTAA
- a CDS encoding pyridoxal phosphate-dependent decarboxylase family protein: MVDFAEHRKALLCNDAQSIADYESAMGEAVKAVSAWLQNEKMYTGGSIKELRSAISFQPSKEGMGVQQSLQRMIELFLNKSLKVHHPHSLAHLHCPTMVMSQIAEVLINATNQSMDSWDQSPAGSLMEVQLIDWLRQKVGYGSGQAGVFTSGGTQSNLMGVLLARDWCIAKNWKDENGNPWSVQRDGIPAEAMKNVKVICSENAHFSVQKNMAMMGMGFQSVVTVPVNENAQMDVDALEKTMAHLQAEGKVVACVVATAGTTDAGAIDPLKKIREITNKYGSWMHIDAAWGGALILSNHYRAMLDGIELSDSITLDFHKHYFQSISCGAFLLKDEANYRFMHYEAEYLNSAYDEEHGVPNLVSKSLQTTRRFDALKLWMTIESLGEELYGSMIDHGVKLTREVADYIKATEGLELLVEPQFASVLFRVVPEGYPVEFIDSLNQNVADELFARGEANIGVTKVGNVQSLKMTTLSPVVTVDNVKNLLAQVLAEAERIKDAIASGNYVPPID, from the coding sequence ATGGTGGATTTTGCAGAACATCGTAAAGCGTTACTCTGCAATGATGCACAATCCATTGCTGACTATGAGTCAGCAATGGGCGAAGCGGTAAAAGCCGTTTCAGCATGGTTGCAAAATGAAAAAATGTACACAGGCGGTAGCATTAAAGAGTTGCGTTCAGCAATTTCTTTCCAACCTTCAAAAGAAGGTATGGGTGTACAACAATCTCTTCAACGTATGATTGAGCTTTTCTTGAATAAAAGCTTGAAAGTACACCATCCACACTCATTAGCACATTTACACTGCCCAACCATGGTGATGAGCCAGATCGCGGAAGTGTTAATCAATGCAACTAACCAGTCTATGGACTCATGGGATCAAAGCCCGGCAGGTTCATTAATGGAAGTTCAGCTTATTGATTGGTTGCGTCAAAAAGTAGGTTATGGTTCTGGTCAGGCTGGTGTTTTCACTTCTGGCGGTACTCAATCTAACTTGATGGGTGTGTTACTTGCTCGTGACTGGTGCATTGCGAAAAACTGGAAAGACGAAAATGGTAACCCATGGTCTGTACAGCGTGATGGTATTCCAGCTGAAGCAATGAAAAACGTCAAAGTCATTTGTTCTGAAAATGCTCACTTCTCTGTGCAAAAGAACATGGCAATGATGGGTATGGGCTTCCAGTCAGTTGTAACTGTTCCTGTGAATGAAAATGCACAGATGGATGTTGATGCTCTTGAAAAAACAATGGCGCATCTTCAAGCTGAAGGTAAAGTTGTTGCTTGTGTCGTTGCGACAGCGGGTACAACTGATGCTGGTGCAATTGATCCATTGAAAAAAATCCGTGAAATTACTAATAAGTATGGTTCATGGATGCATATCGATGCTGCGTGGGGCGGTGCACTGATCTTGTCAAATCACTATCGTGCAATGCTTGATGGTATTGAGCTGTCTGATTCGATCACTCTCGACTTCCATAAGCATTATTTCCAAAGCATCAGCTGTGGCGCGTTCTTGTTAAAAGATGAAGCGAACTATCGTTTCATGCATTATGAAGCTGAGTACTTGAACTCTGCTTATGATGAAGAGCATGGCGTACCTAACCTTGTGTCTAAATCATTACAAACGACTCGTCGTTTTGATGCTTTAAAATTGTGGATGACCATTGAATCACTCGGCGAAGAGCTATATGGTTCAATGATTGACCATGGTGTAAAACTGACTCGTGAAGTTGCAGATTACATCAAGGCAACTGAAGGTTTAGAGCTTTTAGTTGAACCACAATTTGCTTCGGTATTGTTCCGTGTTGTTCCGGAAGGTTACCCAGTTGAGTTTATCGATAGCTTGAACCAAAACGTAGCAGATGAATTGTTTGCACGTGGTGAAGCAAATATTGGTGTAACAAAAGTTGGTAATGTACAGTCATTGAAGATGACAACATTAAGCCCTGTAGTAACTGTCGACAACGTTAAGAACCTTTTAGCTCAAGTATTGGCTGAAGCTGAACGCATTAAAGATGCGATTGCTTCTGGTAACTACGTACCACCAATCGACTAA